In Aythya fuligula isolate bAytFul2 chromosome 6, bAytFul2.pri, whole genome shotgun sequence, the following are encoded in one genomic region:
- the ERCC3 gene encoding general transcription and DNA repair factor IIH helicase subunit XPB isoform X2 yields the protein MPLKADHASRPLWVAPDGHIFLEAFSPVYKYAQDFLVAIAEPVCRPTHIHEYKLTAYSLYAAVSVGLQTSDITEYLQKLSKTGVPDGIIQFIKLCTVSYGKVKLVLKHNRYFVESTHPDVIQQLLQDHVIKDCRLRNAEGEETELITETFTSKSAISKSSEGGFGPSTSQGADAQNKPDVPADLFEFYEQMDKDEEEEEETQTVSFEVKQEMIEELQKRCIHLEYPLLAEYDFRNDSVNPDINIDLKPTAVLRPYQEKSLRKMFGNGRARSGVIVLPCGAGKSLVGVTAACTVRKRCLVLGNSAVSVEQWKAQFKMWSTIDDSQICRFTSDAKDKPIGCSVAISTYSMLGHTTKRSWEAERVMEWLKSQEWGLMILDEVHTIPAKMFRRVLTIVQAHCKLGLTATLVREDDKIVDLNFLIGPKLYEANWMELQNSGYIAKVQCAEVWCPMSPEFYREYVAIKTKKRILLYTMNPNKFRACQFLIKFHERRNDKIIVFADNVFALKEYAIRLGKPYIYGPTAQGERMQILQNFKHNPKINTIFISKVGDTSFDLPEANVLIQISSHGGSRRQEAQRLGRVLRAKKGMVAEEYNAFFYSLVSQDTQEMAYSTKRQRFLVDQGYSFKVITKLAGMEEEELSFSSKEEQQQLLQKVLQASDLDAEEEVVAGEYGSKSVQVSRRTGTMSSLSGADDTVYMEYHTSRSKASTNKHIHPLFKRFRK from the exons ATGCCGCTCAAGGCCGACCACGCCTCGCGGCCGCTCTGGGTG GCTCCCGATGGCCATATCTTTCTGGAAGCCTTCTCTCCGGTTTACAAATACGCGCAGGATTTCTTGGTTGCCATTGCCGAGCCCGTGTGCAGACCAACCCACATTCATGAGTACAAGCTGACTGCTTACTCCCTCTATGCTGCTGTCAGCGTCGGCTTGCAGACCAGCGACATCACTGAGTACTTACAGAAGCTGAGCAAGACTGGTGTCCCGGATGGAATAATTCAGTTTATCAAG CTGTGCACTGTCAGCTATGGGAAGGTGAAGCTGGTGCTGAAACACAACAG aTATTTTGTGGAAAGTACCCATCCTGATGTcattcagcagcttctgcaagaCCATGTTATTAAGGACTGTCGCCTGAGAAATGCTGAAGGTGAAGAAACGGAGCTCATTACAGAGACATTCACCAGTAAATCAGCG ATTTCTAAATCCAGTGAAGGTGGCTTTGGTCCATCCACATCACAAGGAGCGGATGCTCAGAACAAGCCAGATGTTCCAGCTGACTTATTTGAGTTCTATGAGCAGATGGATaaagatgaggaggaggaggaggaaacacAGACAGTATCCTTTGAAGTCAAGCAG GAGATGATTGAAGAACTTCAGAAGCGTTGTATCCATTTGGAGTACCCTTTGCTGGCAGAATATGATTTCagaaatgattctgtgaatccTGATATTAACATAGATCTGAAACCTACAGCTGTCCTCAGACCCTATCAAGAGAAAAGCCTAAGGAAGATGTTTGGAAATGGGCGAGCCAGATCTGGTGTTATTGTCTTGCCATGTG GTGCTGGCAAGTCCCTCGTTGGTGTGACAGCTGCCTGTACAGTCCGCAAGCGGTGTCTGGTCCTTGGCAATTCTGCTGTGTCTGTAGAGCAGTGGAAAGCCCAATTCAAGATGTGGTCCACCATCGATGACAGCCAGATATGTCGGTTCACCTCTGATGCCAAAGACAAGCCCATTGGCTGTTCTGTTGCTATCAGCACATACTCCATGCTGGGACACACGACTAAGAGatcctgggaagcagagagagTAATGGAGTGGCTTAAAAGTCAAGAGTGGGGCCTTATGATACTTGATGAAGTGCATACTATCCCTG CAAAAATGTTCAGACGTGTGCTCACTATTGTACAAGCCCACTGTAAACTGGGACTGACTGCTACCCTGGTCAGAGAAGATGATAAAATTGTTGACCTGAACTTCCTGATCGGACCAAAGCTCTATGAAGCCAACTGGATGGAGCTGCAGAACAGTGGCTACATTGCTAAAGTGCAGTGTGCTGAG GTTTGGTGCCCAATGTCACCTGAATTTTATCGAGAATATGTAGCCATCAAAACAAAGAAACGGATACTGCTCTACACCATGAACCCAAATAAGTTCCGAGCCTGCCAATTCCTGATTAAGTTTCATGAGCGACGGAATGACAAAATCATCGTTTTTGCTGACAATGTGTTTGCACTGAAGGAGTATGCAATTAGGCTTGGAAA acccTATATATATGGTCCTACTGCACAAGGAGAAAGAATGCAAATTCTACAAAACTTCAAGCACAATCCAAAAATCAACactattttcatttccaag GTAGGGGATACGTCCTTCGATCTACCAGAAGCCAATGTTCTGATTCAGATTTCATCCCATGGTGGGTCTCGAAGACAGGAGGCTCAAAGACTGGGGCGAGTGCTGAGAGCCAAAAAAG GCATGGTTGCAGAGGAATacaatgcctttttttattctcttgtgTCCCAAGACACTCAGGAAATGGCATATTCAACCAAGCGACAACGGTTTCTTGTAGATCAAGGCTACAGCTTCAAG GTAATAACAAAACTTGCAGGCATGGAAGAAGAAGAACTGTCATTTTCATCCAaagaagaacagcagcagcttctccagaaAGTCCTGCAAGCATCTGACCTAGATGCTGAAGAGGAGGTAGTTGCTGGAGAGTATGGTTCAAAGTCAGTTCAG GTGTCACGTCGTACAGGCACAATGAGCTCTCTGTCAGGAGCAGATGACACAGTTTATATGGAATACCACACATCTCGGAGTAAGGCATCTACAAATAAACACATCCATCCACTTTTTAAACGATTCCGGAAATGA
- the ERCC3 gene encoding general transcription and DNA repair factor IIH helicase subunit XPB isoform X1 codes for MGRKEREKKKSKRRHAEEDEDDEDEAAGREPQEAVPSAAGKQVEDGGSKLDEYGAKDYRLQMPLKADHASRPLWVAPDGHIFLEAFSPVYKYAQDFLVAIAEPVCRPTHIHEYKLTAYSLYAAVSVGLQTSDITEYLQKLSKTGVPDGIIQFIKLCTVSYGKVKLVLKHNRYFVESTHPDVIQQLLQDHVIKDCRLRNAEGEETELITETFTSKSAISKSSEGGFGPSTSQGADAQNKPDVPADLFEFYEQMDKDEEEEEETQTVSFEVKQEMIEELQKRCIHLEYPLLAEYDFRNDSVNPDINIDLKPTAVLRPYQEKSLRKMFGNGRARSGVIVLPCGAGKSLVGVTAACTVRKRCLVLGNSAVSVEQWKAQFKMWSTIDDSQICRFTSDAKDKPIGCSVAISTYSMLGHTTKRSWEAERVMEWLKSQEWGLMILDEVHTIPAKMFRRVLTIVQAHCKLGLTATLVREDDKIVDLNFLIGPKLYEANWMELQNSGYIAKVQCAEVWCPMSPEFYREYVAIKTKKRILLYTMNPNKFRACQFLIKFHERRNDKIIVFADNVFALKEYAIRLGKPYIYGPTAQGERMQILQNFKHNPKINTIFISKVGDTSFDLPEANVLIQISSHGGSRRQEAQRLGRVLRAKKGMVAEEYNAFFYSLVSQDTQEMAYSTKRQRFLVDQGYSFKVITKLAGMEEEELSFSSKEEQQQLLQKVLQASDLDAEEEVVAGEYGSKSVQVSRRTGTMSSLSGADDTVYMEYHTSRSKASTNKHIHPLFKRFRK; via the exons ATGGGCAGGAAGGAGCGCG AGAAGAAGAAGTCGAAGCGGCGGCACGCGGAGGAGGACGAGGACGATGAGGACGAGGCCGCGGGCCGGGAGCCGCAGGAGGCGGTGCCGTCGGCCGCCGGGAAGCAGGTGGAGGACGGCGGCAGCAAGCTGGACGAGTACGGCGCCAAGGACTACCGGCTGCAGATGCCGCTCAAGGCCGACCACGCCTCGCGGCCGCTCTGGGTG GCTCCCGATGGCCATATCTTTCTGGAAGCCTTCTCTCCGGTTTACAAATACGCGCAGGATTTCTTGGTTGCCATTGCCGAGCCCGTGTGCAGACCAACCCACATTCATGAGTACAAGCTGACTGCTTACTCCCTCTATGCTGCTGTCAGCGTCGGCTTGCAGACCAGCGACATCACTGAGTACTTACAGAAGCTGAGCAAGACTGGTGTCCCGGATGGAATAATTCAGTTTATCAAG CTGTGCACTGTCAGCTATGGGAAGGTGAAGCTGGTGCTGAAACACAACAG aTATTTTGTGGAAAGTACCCATCCTGATGTcattcagcagcttctgcaagaCCATGTTATTAAGGACTGTCGCCTGAGAAATGCTGAAGGTGAAGAAACGGAGCTCATTACAGAGACATTCACCAGTAAATCAGCG ATTTCTAAATCCAGTGAAGGTGGCTTTGGTCCATCCACATCACAAGGAGCGGATGCTCAGAACAAGCCAGATGTTCCAGCTGACTTATTTGAGTTCTATGAGCAGATGGATaaagatgaggaggaggaggaggaaacacAGACAGTATCCTTTGAAGTCAAGCAG GAGATGATTGAAGAACTTCAGAAGCGTTGTATCCATTTGGAGTACCCTTTGCTGGCAGAATATGATTTCagaaatgattctgtgaatccTGATATTAACATAGATCTGAAACCTACAGCTGTCCTCAGACCCTATCAAGAGAAAAGCCTAAGGAAGATGTTTGGAAATGGGCGAGCCAGATCTGGTGTTATTGTCTTGCCATGTG GTGCTGGCAAGTCCCTCGTTGGTGTGACAGCTGCCTGTACAGTCCGCAAGCGGTGTCTGGTCCTTGGCAATTCTGCTGTGTCTGTAGAGCAGTGGAAAGCCCAATTCAAGATGTGGTCCACCATCGATGACAGCCAGATATGTCGGTTCACCTCTGATGCCAAAGACAAGCCCATTGGCTGTTCTGTTGCTATCAGCACATACTCCATGCTGGGACACACGACTAAGAGatcctgggaagcagagagagTAATGGAGTGGCTTAAAAGTCAAGAGTGGGGCCTTATGATACTTGATGAAGTGCATACTATCCCTG CAAAAATGTTCAGACGTGTGCTCACTATTGTACAAGCCCACTGTAAACTGGGACTGACTGCTACCCTGGTCAGAGAAGATGATAAAATTGTTGACCTGAACTTCCTGATCGGACCAAAGCTCTATGAAGCCAACTGGATGGAGCTGCAGAACAGTGGCTACATTGCTAAAGTGCAGTGTGCTGAG GTTTGGTGCCCAATGTCACCTGAATTTTATCGAGAATATGTAGCCATCAAAACAAAGAAACGGATACTGCTCTACACCATGAACCCAAATAAGTTCCGAGCCTGCCAATTCCTGATTAAGTTTCATGAGCGACGGAATGACAAAATCATCGTTTTTGCTGACAATGTGTTTGCACTGAAGGAGTATGCAATTAGGCTTGGAAA acccTATATATATGGTCCTACTGCACAAGGAGAAAGAATGCAAATTCTACAAAACTTCAAGCACAATCCAAAAATCAACactattttcatttccaag GTAGGGGATACGTCCTTCGATCTACCAGAAGCCAATGTTCTGATTCAGATTTCATCCCATGGTGGGTCTCGAAGACAGGAGGCTCAAAGACTGGGGCGAGTGCTGAGAGCCAAAAAAG GCATGGTTGCAGAGGAATacaatgcctttttttattctcttgtgTCCCAAGACACTCAGGAAATGGCATATTCAACCAAGCGACAACGGTTTCTTGTAGATCAAGGCTACAGCTTCAAG GTAATAACAAAACTTGCAGGCATGGAAGAAGAAGAACTGTCATTTTCATCCAaagaagaacagcagcagcttctccagaaAGTCCTGCAAGCATCTGACCTAGATGCTGAAGAGGAGGTAGTTGCTGGAGAGTATGGTTCAAAGTCAGTTCAG GTGTCACGTCGTACAGGCACAATGAGCTCTCTGTCAGGAGCAGATGACACAGTTTATATGGAATACCACACATCTCGGAGTAAGGCATCTACAAATAAACACATCCATCCACTTTTTAAACGATTCCGGAAATGA